One window of Desulfovibrio subterraneus genomic DNA carries:
- a CDS encoding Hpt domain-containing protein, with translation MVLNRHGAMQLLGLDADCYEELLNVMRGEVGEWLIFFQQADRCETEMLRARAHRLKSDAANIGAERVRHAARVLEQAIREKQQADEVEHFRRLLVQELRELERAIV, from the coding sequence ATGGTGCTGAACAGGCATGGAGCCATGCAGTTGCTCGGGCTGGATGCAGATTGCTATGAAGAACTGCTCAACGTCATGCGCGGGGAAGTGGGGGAGTGGCTCATTTTTTTTCAGCAGGCAGACCGCTGCGAGACAGAAATGCTGCGTGCACGCGCGCACAGGCTCAAAAGTGACGCCGCAAATATCGGCGCTGAGCGAGTTAGACATGCCGCACGTGTTCTTGAGCAGGCAATACGTGAAAAACAGCAGGCCGATGAGGTCGAGCACTTCAGAAGGCTGCTCGTACAGGAGCTTCGTGAGCTTGAACGGGCAATAGTCTGA